The segment TGCCAGGGACTCCCCCAGCCCAGACTCTCCTGGAGCGTGCACAGCCACCAGCCCCCTCTGGTCCACGTAGACGCCATCCCACACCCAGCCCAGGTGTCCTGAGAACAGGCCACATGCTACACCCACAGATCTGTGACCTGCCACCTCTCCCCCTCCCTGCTGGGGACTCTGCCCCCTGCCCACTCACCTTCTTTCTTGAGGAGCCGGCCTTGGTGAGACAGGACTTCTGCAGGGCCAGGTAGCCGCCAATCACCTCGATCTCGTGCACGGTGGGGTAGCGCTTCTTCAGCGAGGTCCCCGCAGCAGCAGAGGGCTCCGAAACTCTGCCTGGTTCCTCTTCCTCAGCCTCCCTTGGCCTGGCCTCACCGTTGGCCTGCACGGCCCCTGGTTTCCTCTTAGGCACCACTGTGAAGGTGTTGCCACCCCGACGCTGGAGCTCTGACAAGTGGCCAGGCCTGGTTGGATGTGGGTGGTACTGGGGAGGCGCACCAACCCTGGAGCAGGGCAGTTTGGCTTCTTGGGGAACCTCGTCCTCTGAGTCCACCTCATCAATGAAAGTGATGGGCAGCCCTGGCCGCCCAGGCTCCCTGCCGTTCTTGGCCAAGCCAGGAGTCTGGAAGCCCTGGGCAggctcagcttcagcagcagcccGTGGAGACGGCGGTGGTGAGGGTGGCCTTTGCCACCTGACGGCAGGGTCCACAAGGGCAGTGGTGGGTGCGGGGCTGCCCCCCTCCTCGATCCTGGAGGGGCTCCTTTCCCCTGCAAACACACCATTCACTCCAGGCACCAGCTGGGCTTCAGGCTCCGGGTGCTGGGAGGCCCAGCCTTCTTCCTCTGGAGGTGCCACGGACCgcctcccttccccaggaggAGCCCCAGAGGTCTTGCGCTTGGGGATGACTACGAAAGAGTTTCGAGAGTTCACTCGAAGACTGGCCAGAGCCCGGGCCTGGAGATCCCCGGCAGGGATCCTACCCATGTCTGGCTTGGGGGCTGGCCGTATCTCAAAGGAGTCATTGGCGCTGGTGGCCGCGGAGACCCACTGGCGCTGGCTGGGAGTGGCACTGGAAGGGCTGAGCGTGGGCAAGGCCGGAGCCGCGGCTGGAGTGGCACTGGGGGTCCCCGGGCTGGGGGACTGGTGGGCGGGGGCCTCCCCCGACTCCACCTTTGGCTTCCACTCGCCTGGCCCAGGCGCGGAGTCCTCAAAGCCCTTGGCAGCGCCGGCCCGGGACTCTGGGGCCCCGGGCCCGTTGGGGAGTGGGCAAGTGCCCGCACTATGGCGCAGGCCCCGCGGGTGGACAGTGAAGGAGTTGTTGCTGGTCTTGTGCAAGAAGTCGCTGCGCCGGGGCCTGGGGCCAAGGCCTGAGCCGCAGCGCTCCGGATCGGACTGGAAGCAGGCGGCGCGCTCGCCCACGCGTGGAACGGCCGGGCCCGGAGAGGGCGGCGGCGTGGGACGGACGCGCTCCGGGCTCCCGCGGCGGCGCGGCGCGGCCGGCGGGTCGAACTTCTGGAGCAGGCGGCTGACGCGGCCGGGCGGCGGCGGTGCCTCGTACACAAGCACCTCCGCGGCGCGGATGCGGGCGGTCCCGCCAGGACCGAGGCCCGGGTTAGGCGCGGGCGCGGGCGGAAAGCCGGGCGCCGACTCGATGATGAGGATGTTGTCGGCTCGGATGGTGCGCACGCCGGGCACGCAGCAGTACAGCTCCAGCAGCTGCTCCGCGGGCCGCGCTCCGGGCCCCGCCACGCCCGCGCCCCCGCCGCGCCGCGCCCCGTGCCGCCGCTCTGACTCGAGCCGCATGAACGGGTTTTCGCGCAGCGGGCCCAGACTCTCGGCCAGCACCAGCGGCTCGGTCGCCGGCCCCGCGGTCTCCGTCGCGCCCGCCCCAGCGACCGGCGCCGCGCCCCCGCCCAAGGCCGCCAGCTTAGCCCGCTTTCGCTCGAGGATCTCTCGCTTCCAGGCAGGCATCGCGGCGCGGGGCGCTGGGCCCGGCCGCCCCAAGCCAGCCATGCTGCGGAGTGGCCGCCGGAGCCAGCGCTCGCCAGGGACTGCAGCCGCCGCCCGCCGCCGGCCTTCGCGCAGCAGCCCCACCCCCGGGCCGCCGCCCATTGGGGGAGAGGCCCGTTCAGGCCCGCCCCAGCCCCGCAGCCCCACCTATGGCAGGAAGGGTAGTCGACCACGCTGATTGGACAGCGTTCTCCCCGACCCCGCCCTCCCGCCGACCTCAGTGGACAGCGCCCAGCACCGGAGTGGGTCCCTATTGGGGAGGCCCCCTGGGACACGCCCGTGACGCCTCACGCCCCGCAAGGGAGGCCCACACTTCCGCCTCTGCTCCCTAGGCCAGCCGCGCCCGGACGGCGGAACCAGGAAGGGGAGGGTTCTGCCCCGCAGGCCGGCTGGACCCCCGGGCCCCGCGTCGCGGTTGACCTTGGATGCGGTTGGTCTGTCCGCCTGTTATCCCGCGGAAAGCGCGGTGGGAGAAGGGCCAACCCAGGACTGGAAGGCTGTCTCGCTCCCGTGAGCGGTGCGCCGGTTGTACGCCAGCCTCCCTCTTCCTGGCCTAGGTGCCTATGGGTCCAAAGACTGCCCACCTGCGGTCCTCGGTCTCCTGCGGGACTTAGTGGAGATAGCAACGGCTGAAGCCCCACCCAGTGCTGAGTAATCGGTTTCTCAGGAATCTCTGATTTTTGCTGGCCCCTAGAATCCACTCTTGTTGCCCAAACAAGTAGTGGAAACTATCTACCCTTGGTCATCCAGGGCCCACCAAACACGGACGGGAGTGTGGAAGCCCATGACGCACACAGGCAGGCCCACAGCGCTCCAAGGCAGACAAGGCAATAATAGCCAGGCACATTCCATTCACCTGATGAACCGCCCAGTCCCAAAGCTGACTGAGGGCACACCTCCGTGTACTTGCCATGAGGAAGTTCACTGCCCCTGGAGGGCTGCACAGAGTTCACTACATTCTTTCAGGCCTGCTGGAGCCAAGGAGAGAAGGACAAATTGGGGGCATGGGCAAGGACCACTGTCACTTGTCTTTCCATCACCTCTCTACAGTCAGCAGATGTTCACAAATGACACTACTGCCTCCCACTACACTCACTTTTCAGAGACAAGGCTCCAAGAGCACCTGGGCCTCTCCAAAGACCCAGGGCAGGTTTCAACCCCGGGGCCCTTCTCCACTCGTGTCCCGTGGCAGTCTGCAGCTATCACCACAATAACAGTACTTGTAACAGCCCAGTCTATCCAGCTGGAGAAAAGAAACTGGATTTCAGCCTTCCAGAGCTCAAGTGTTCCTTCAGGACTCTCTTCAAATCACCTTCCCAGAAGGAAGGTGAACATTCTTGTGCTCATCCCTTGTATGCTGACAGGATTACCTAATCCTGAACTACCAGAATTCAACAGGGCAGTGACAAAACATACaaactaaaaataacattaaaaggaAACCTAACCCCAAGGGTCAGTTTGTATCTGGTTTTGACACAGGTTATGCCGATGCTGGGTAGGAGATGCTTCTGTAGCTGTGGCACAAACTAGACCAGCCTCCGACTCAAGCATCTCAGTGGCTCAGGCCGTGCAGCATCCATCCTAGGACAAGGGTCCTGAAGCTGTTTCACTAGAACAAGAGTCCAGAAAACATGTTCTGTAAAGGGCGAGACAAGGAGTAATTTAGTCCAGTGGTTCTTACTAGGAACAGCTTTGTCCCCCAGGAGATCTGGCGATGTCTGGAGACACTGGGCTGTCACAAGTGAGGGGTGCTCCTGGCATCTGGTAAGTGGGGGTCAGGGGTGCCACTGAACACCCTATGATGCCCAGGACAGCCTCTCCCTGCACACGCACACAACCAAAAGTGATCTGACCCAAAGGCCAACCGTGCCAGATCACAAGCCCCGCACTGCAGGCCACACTCACTGTCTGCCATGGTGTCTGCACAACCCTTTGAAAATGGAAGTTATTTCTAGCTGAAGGGCAGTACAAACACAGGCCCCAGGTCATAGCCTGCTGACTCCTGCTCTGCAGATCAGCGAGGCCTACAAGGACTCTGATGGCACACGAGCCGCCTGTTAGTCCTCAACGTGGGCCCACCCCTGGGGTGTCTTCACTGGCTCCCCAGGCAGGGGAGCAGGGATGCTCCGAGGGAACTACCCTGCCATCCAAGCAGAAGGCTCGAGCCAACTTCCAAGCCTCTCTTACAGCCTCAGCTCTGCACCACGTGCACCGCACAGCAGGGGCGTCTCAGCATCAACCCTCAAAAGGCCAGGCGACCACTGTATGTCTCAGCAAGGCATtcccttattttattttcatctcagCAAATGTGCTCATGTGGCACCTAACCGGCATCAAACCAAAGCCCTCAGAGTGACAAGCGTGGGCTGAGACAACTGCAAACTTCCCATGTGTAGGTCTCAATGCCTATTCACATCACAACACCTGTTCCTCTCTCTGGTCCCTTAGAGTGGCCTAAATGTCTCAAGTGCGCTAACACTGCCGGCCACAAGGTGGTGGAAAAGCTGGGATAGGAAGCCAAGCAGTGCCTTGAAAGCAAGTTCTTTTCTCAGGCGACAGTTCTCCAGATAGAGTCCGGGTCACGCTTAT is part of the Bos indicus isolate NIAB-ARS_2022 breed Sahiwal x Tharparkar chromosome 11, NIAB-ARS_B.indTharparkar_mat_pri_1.0, whole genome shotgun sequence genome and harbors:
- the TPRN gene encoding taperin is translated as MAGLGRPGPAPRAAMPAWKREILERKRAKLAALGGGAAPVAGAGATETAGPATEPLVLAESLGPLRENPFMRLESERRHGARRGGGAGVAGPGARPAEQLLELYCCVPGVRTIRADNILIIESAPGFPPAPAPNPGLGPGGTARIRAAEVLVYEAPPPPGRVSRLLQKFDPPAAPRRRGSPERVRPTPPPSPGPAVPRVGERAACFQSDPERCGSGLGPRPRRSDFLHKTSNNSFTVHPRGLRHSAGTCPLPNGPGAPESRAGAAKGFEDSAPGPGEWKPKVESGEAPAHQSPSPGTPSATPAAAPALPTLSPSSATPSQRQWVSAATSANDSFEIRPAPKPDMGRIPAGDLQARALASLRVNSRNSFVVIPKRKTSGAPPGEGRRSVAPPEEEGWASQHPEPEAQLVPGVNGVFAGERSPSRIEEGGSPAPTTALVDPAVRWQRPPSPPPSPRAAAEAEPAQGFQTPGLAKNGREPGRPGLPITFIDEVDSEDEVPQEAKLPCSRVGAPPQYHPHPTRPGHLSELQRRGGNTFTVVPKRKPGAVQANGEARPREAEEEEPGRVSEPSAAAGTSLKKRYPTVHEIEVIGGYLALQKSCLTKAGSSRKKMKISFNDKSLQTTFEYPPESSLQEAEAEEEEEGDAEEDAEAYGPDGAAEKPLALFLPRATFVSSVGPESPRLPDGSSGLSSYTPKHSVAFSKWPEQVLERTPSAEEAPSKEVMLTPAGQNDLSDFRSEPALYF